A single Melopsittacus undulatus isolate bMelUnd1 chromosome 11, bMelUnd1.mat.Z, whole genome shotgun sequence DNA region contains:
- the HEXD gene encoding hexosaminidase D, which produces MAAGGPRRLVHLDMKGAAPRAGYLAEVLPLLRSLGATGLLLEYEDTFPYAGPLGPLRAPHAYSPGEVRAVLSQARAEGLEVVPLVQTFGHMEFVLKHKEFAHLREVKAFPNALNPHKEESRALVKAMVDQVMALHGDIKWFHIGCDEVYYLGEGEESKQWLQQQDNTPEKLCLSHIKAVASCVASSYPTVTPIVWDDMLRGISEVTLAESGVPQLVQPMIWDYAADLDVEGKVHLIEKYRRCGFSKVWFASAFKGATGVNQSLILIGHHLKNHLQWLKVASKSPADVLEGIALTGWQRYDHFSVLCELLPVAIPCLAVCLQTLKNGGYSDKVKENVEELLGMSNLEIDTFMSTSLGTFPGSKILTLVTEISFYLKPSVDELLERNRYVTGWFSPYHRKRKIIHPIIMHHFQPDAVSLLSKWNGVVQDLEAAMEQVFHKCTVEEWMEENVYPSLQKLQQVVDDLDEAIKAQN; this is translated from the exons ATGGCGGCGGGCGGGCCGCGGCGCCTGGTGCACCTGGACATGAAGGGCGCCGCGCCCCGAGCAGGGTACCTGGCGGAG GTGCTGCCGCTGCTTCGCTCCCTGGGCGCCACCGGGCTGCTGCTGGAGTATGAGGACACCTTCCCCTACGCGGGGCCGCTGGGGCCGCTGCGGGCACCACACGCGTACAG CCCCGGGGAGGTCCGGGCCGTGCTGAGCCAGGCGAGAGCGGAGGGGCTGGAGGTGGTGCCGCTGGTGCAGACCTTCGGGCACATGGAG TTTGTGCTGAAGCACAAAGAGTTTGCTCATCTGCGGGAGGTGAAGGCCTTTCCCAACGCCCTCAACCCACACAAGGAGGAGTCACGGGCACTGGTTAAAGCCATGGTTGACCAGGTCATGGCACTGCATGGAGACATAAAATGGTTTCACATCGGATGTGATGAG GTCTACTACCTCGGTGAAGGAGAGGAGTCaaagcagtggctgcagcaacaggacaacactccagagaagctgtgcttaTCCCACATAAAAGCAGTAGCGAGTTGTGTGGCCTCATCTTACCCCACTGTGACACCCATCGTGTGGGATGACATGCTCCGAGGGATAAGTGAGGTGACGTTGGCAG AATCTGGGGTGCCACAGCTTGTGCAGCCGATGATCTGGGACTATGCAGCAGACCTGGACGTGGAAGGCAAAG TGCATCTCATAGAGAAGTACCGTAGATGTGGCTTCTCCAAGGTGTGGTTTGCTAGTGCTTTTAAAGGAGCTACAGGAGTGAATCAGTCTCTAATCCTTATTGGACACCACTTAAAAAACCATCTTCAGTGGCTGAAAGTGGCAAGCAAAAGCCCTGCCGATGTCCTCGAAGGTATCGCACTGACCGGCTGGCAGAG GTACGATCACTTCTCTGTTTTGTGTGAGCTTCTCCCAGTGGCAATTCCATGCTTGGCTGTATGTCTGCAAACACTAAAGAATG GTGGTTATTCTGACAAGGTTAAAGAAAATGTGGAAGAGCTCCTGGGAATGTCTAACCTGGAAATTGATACTTTTATGAG CACGAGTCTGGGAACCTTTCCTGGGAGCAAAATCCTCACGCTTGTGACCGAAATAAGTTTCTACCTCAAGCCATCAGTGGATGAACTTCTTGAAAGGAACAG GTATGTCACAGGCTGGTTCAGCCCCTaccacaggaaaaggaagattaTCCATCCTATAATAATGCATCACTTTCAGCCAGATGCAGTAAG TCTTCTCTCCAAGTGGAATGGTGTGGTGCAAGACCTCGAAGCAGCCATGGAGCAAGTCTTCCACAAATGTACTGTAGAGGAGTGGATGGAGGAGAATGTCTACCCCAGCCTCCAGAAGCTGCAGCAAGTGGTAGATGATTTAGACGAAGCAATAAAGGCACAAAATTAG